One window of Sphingomonas sp. KC8 genomic DNA carries:
- a CDS encoding AbrB/MazE/SpoVT family DNA-binding domain-containing protein: protein MTIQVNITPNGRMSLPADLRKRLGLAGGGALLVEETPDGVILRTVAQSIDHARALARKYTANKPEASVDVFLANRRAESGE from the coding sequence ATGACGATTCAGGTGAATATCACGCCGAATGGCAGGATGAGCCTGCCTGCCGATCTGCGAAAGCGGCTGGGCCTGGCTGGTGGCGGTGCCTTGCTTGTCGAGGAAACCCCGGATGGCGTCATTTTGCGTACCGTCGCGCAGTCCATCGACCATGCTCGCGCCCTGGCCCGCAAATATACTGCGAACAAGCCGGAAGCATCGGTCGACGTCTTCCTTGCCAATCGGCGCGCGGAAAGCGGCGAATGA
- a CDS encoding Tn3 family transposase has translation MESQQTRAAALNLVTAAMNLFNRRYLGRAVGGSPIDRVMLSRLSPLDWDRINLTGDYVWSD, from the coding sequence ATGGAAAGCCAGCAGACCCGCGCGGCCGCGCTTAACCTCGTCACCGCCGCGATGAATCTATTTAACCGCCGCTATCTCGGTCGCGCCGTCGGAGGAAGCCCTATCGATCGAGTTATGCTGTCCCGGCTCTCACCCCTGGACTGGGACCGCATCAATCTTACCGGCGATTATGTCTGGTCAGATTGA
- a CDS encoding type II toxin-antitoxin system VapC family toxin, with product MTSIILDASALLAMLRDEPGGDKVADVLIDSHMCVVNLAEVTGHFVHNDMPPREVDAMLHPLPVTFVAADAELARVAGHLRAATSEAGLSLGDRFCLALAMREGWPAWTADRQWASVAAKIGVDVVVIR from the coding sequence ATGACGTCCATTATCCTCGATGCTTCAGCCTTGCTTGCCATGCTGCGCGATGAGCCTGGAGGCGACAAGGTGGCGGACGTACTCATCGACTCGCATATGTGCGTGGTCAACCTCGCGGAAGTGACAGGCCATTTCGTGCACAATGACATGCCGCCTCGTGAAGTGGACGCCATGTTGCACCCATTGCCTGTCACCTTTGTTGCGGCGGATGCTGAACTCGCTAGGGTTGCAGGGCATTTACGCGCCGCGACGTCCGAGGCGGGCTTGTCGCTCGGCGATCGTTTCTGTCTGGCGCTGGCCATGCGCGAGGGATGGCCAGCATGGACCGCTGACAGGCAATGGGCCTCCGTTGCCGCGAAGATCGGCGTCGATGTCGTGGTTATCCGATAG